Below is a window of Deinococcota bacterium DNA.
CTCGATGGCGACGGCCGCCTCGGCGATGAGGTCGCCGGCGCGCGGGCCGATGATGTGCACGCCCAGGACCCTATCGGTCACGGCGTCGGCGAGGATCTTCACCTGGCCGCCGTCGTCGCCCAGACTGCGCGCGCGGCCGTTGGCCTTGAAGGGAAACACGCCCTTACGGTAGTCCACCCCCGCCTCCTTGAGCTGCTCTTCGGTCTTGCCCACCGAGGCGATTTCGGGGTGGGTGTAGACGACGCCGGGAATGGCGTCGTAGTTGACGTGGCCGTAGCCGGTGACGATGCTCTCGACGCAGGCGATACCCTCCTCCTCGGCCTTGTGGGCGAGCATCGGCCCTTGAATGGCGTCGCCGATGGCATAAATCCCTTCCACCTTGGTGCGGAAGCGCTCGTCCACCGGGATGCGCCCCCGCTCATCGAGCTCGAGGCCGGCCGCCTCGAGCCCCAAGCCCTCGGTATTGGGCACGCGGCCCGCCGCCACCAACACACGGTCGCAGCGAATGGGCTCGGCCCCGTCGATCTCGACCACGCAGCCTTCACCCTCGACCTTCGCGCCCGTCACCTTAACGCCCAGGCGAAACTCGAGCCCCTGCCTCTTGAAAACCTTGTGAGCTTCGGCGGCCAGCTCGCCGTCCATACCGGGAAGGATGCGGCCCAGGTACTCGAGCACCGTCACCTTGGCACCCAGCCGCGACCACACCGAGCCCATCTCGAGGCCGATGTAGCCCGCGCCGATGACGACCAGGTGTTCGGGCACCTCGCCGTAGCAGAGCGCCTCGGTGCTGGTGGCGATGCGGTCGCCGTCCCAGTCGATGCCCCTCAGCGGCGCGGCCTTGGAGCCGGTG
It encodes the following:
- the lpdA gene encoding dihydrolipoyl dehydrogenase; its protein translation is MKEHDLIVIGAGPGGYVAAIRAAQLGLNVACIDKNDALGGTCLRVGCIPSKAMLESSEKYRELKEGLEAHGVKASGVELDLAAMLRRKDDVVKTLTQGVRGLFKKNKVAHYQGTASLTGPGSVTVEGKSNEELKAEHIIIATGSKAAPLRGIDWDGDRIATSTEALCYGEVPEHLVVIGAGYIGLEMGSVWSRLGAKVTVLEYLGRILPGMDGELAAEAHKVFKRQGLEFRLGVKVTGAKVEGEGCVVEIDGAEPIRCDRVLVAAGRVPNTEGLGLEAAGLELDERGRIPVDERFRTKVEGIYAIGDAIQGPMLAHKAEEEGIACVESIVTGYGHVNYDAIPGVVYTHPEIASVGKTEEQLKEAGVDYRKGVFPFKANGRARSLGDDGGQVKILADAVTDRVLGVHIIGPRAGDLIAEAAVAIEFGASSEDIARSSHAHPTLAEAVKEAALAVDGRAIHF